The window TTGAAGAGAAAGCTAAAGGCAAAAGCACCAAAGCAGCGAAAGCTGTTGAAACTGAAGAGCCAAAAGTAACAAAGGAAGAAAAGCCTGCAGCGGAGAAGAAACCAGCAGCAAAGAAAAAAACAGAAGATAAATCAGAGTAAACGATGGCACATAAGAAAGGAGCGGGTAGCTCAAAAAACGGTAGAGAATCGCACAGTAAGCGATTAGGTGTTAAGATTTATGGTGGTCAGCTTGCTATAGCTGGTAACATTATCGTTCGCCAAAGAGGTACAAAACACAGGCCAGGTGAAAACGTTGGTTTAGGAAAAGATCATACCATATTTGCATTAGTAGATGGTACAGTAGTGTTCAAAAAGAAAAAAGACAACAAGTCTTTTGTATCTGTAGATCCACTTCCAACGGATAATTAATATTCGTTTAACGTTATTTAAAACCTGATCCACCTGGATCGGGTTTTTTCGTTTATTTAAGTATTACTTTTATATTAAACAGAATTAGGCATGCTATTAGTTAACCGCATAAGAGAACACAAAAACGAAATTGCAGAGCAATTAAAGGTTAGAAATATTGACGTCCTTGACTCGCTCGATAGAATTATCATAATCGATGACGATAGAAAGAAAAAACAAACATCTCTTGAAGACAACAATGCGGAATCAAATTCTATCGCAAGAAAAATAAGCGAACTTTTCAAAACAGGTAACAAGGATGCGGCAACTGAATTAAAAGAAAATAGCGCGCAGTTAAAATCCTGTTCGAAGCAGCTTCAAGAAGAAATTGAAAGTTTAGAAAAAGAACTTCTCGAATTGTTATACTCCATTCCTAATGTACCTAACAAATTGGTACCTACTGGAAACTCAGATCAAGAGAACGAAATAATATTCGAATCAGAGAATAATGTAAGACTAGCAGACGACGCACTTCCTCACTGGGAGCTTACCGATAAATACGAT is drawn from Flavobacteriales bacterium and contains these coding sequences:
- the rpmA gene encoding 50S ribosomal protein L27, with protein sequence MAHKKGAGSSKNGRESHSKRLGVKIYGGQLAIAGNIIVRQRGTKHRPGENVGLGKDHTIFALVDGTVVFKKKKDNKSFVSVDPLPTDN